A stretch of DNA from Diospyros lotus cultivar Yz01 chromosome 14, ASM1463336v1, whole genome shotgun sequence:
atattatttatatacgACTCTTATGATTAATTCAAGTGCCATATTAGGATAATTTATATGTCTGCTTTAAAATTAGTTGGTGATTGATTTAATAATCTCAATAATAAGTTTTCCTAGAGGTCTTTCTATACCAATGTAAAAAGACCAATTTGAAATAGGAAAATTCTACTCGTAGTCAATTTTTTGCTCTTCACAATAAGTAGAAACTCACTTTCCCTCTTTTACTCTTTGTAGTCACGTTAATAACTCTTTGAAaccaatattttttaaaaataccctCTTCTATTACCATCACACAAAGCCACAACCATCCCGGCATAATTATCCTTGAAACGCATCCTCAAACCCTAACAACTCGAATCATCAACCGGTGTTTGCGATGAAGACGAGTTTCATAAGAGATAGAAGACTATAAAATTAGATGTAGGCTGTGTGGGTGTAAGTGTGGGTCGCCTCTACAAAATCAGAGGCGGCATCGCAACTGCCACCATAATAGCCGTAACCTCGGGTTTTTGGCCCGATGGGGGCGACTATACTGGTCGATGGCGACTGCCTTTCATGGCCCTCTGAACCTCTGGGTTCGGGGGCCTTCAAAGGCAGTTGCCACCTGTGGGTACGACCGTCACCATTTCCCCAACAATCTCTGACCGCTTCCTTGGCCATTTTTTATTCTCCAATTGTGtcttgtttgtgtgtgtattataTGTGTGCACGCACGCATGCGCTTTCGGTGTATGTTTTCggatgtatgtatatgtgtatatatgtgtgtctgTGTATGCGTTTGGATGCATCGTCATTGTTTTTCATTTCATGGCTGTATTTCCATCAATTTTTTGTCTTTGCCACATCATATCTGGCGTTCTTGGCCACATCGTCTCCAGCATGAATGGGGGGTTACGTATGGCCGCTGGGGGGACAGTTCATTGAGGGAGAAAGTGGCtacaatagtaaaaataaaaatgagttttcaaatgAAGGTATTTCAGGTATATTGAAATATGACTGTGGAGAACAAAATGAGTgattgtaaatagaatttcccttcaAAATAAAGCAATGCGGCCTGAAATAGCCTTTCTCGCATAAAAGAGCTATATAACCCAATACCATCTAACCACTCGACTTGGAGAGCATATActaatatttcaatttgatGTATTTCAATTAAAAGACTCTAAGTAATAAAGCCTGGCGTAAAAATAGCACTTTGACGTCGTTATTgcacttaaataatttttattatttttgaaatacagaATGTTATGAATAATGGAAAAACtccataaaagaaaattaatgattCATAAAAATTACTTAATGGGAAATGGCCTCGATAAATCTAATGAGTAACTAATAATCCtgttatatagaaaaaaaatatttattatgtcCTTTCTTTAACGAGTcgtataattttattaataaaattattaaataaatcataattacaATTGAAACAGTAGTAAGACAAAGGGGGGGGAAAAAAATGATGAGTAGCGGCTTACACTTCTAAACCTTGGGTGGGAGTTGGGTAAAACACTTGTGCTTGGGAATCAAATCTCACTTTCTTATGGTAAGGAGACATGATGATTTATCAAGGATAGAGGAGAAAGCAAGGAGTGAGTAAAGTACCAGCCCAAGCCTAAGGCCCTTCAAACATAGTTTAGGATTTAATAAGGGGGGTTGATACTCTATGCTTTGTCTTGCTTTTatcatgcttttttttttttttttcttaacagAGAATAAATGCCCCATTAAGCATCATTTTGGGAAAAGagtgataaaaataaataaaaataaaaagaaacttattttcaaaaattaaaaaaaaaaattgattaagagTTATCCAAATTAATCATGCATCAAGAGTAtccaaaatacatataattattattataaatattttcattaattatttttataaattttaaaattattttgtgcttataacatttaaaaataaaaataaaaaacctgaTAGTGAAACTAATTCACTTCTTGATTCAGGGTTTAATTGACTGactgatttttgtttccaactAGAGAATTGATTACAAATGTTGCAAAAAGAATTTAACAtggtttattattattaattacccaataaaaacaaaatatgctaATTACCATCGTCATCAACCACTGGCCGGTGGCCACTGCCATCTGTCAggcctaaattgtttaaaagAGTTTGTGGGGGGTTAAAGTGGGAATTTCAAACAAGTGCATGTGAATCGCGCGCCGTCTGGGTCTCTTCTCCAATTCATATTCATATACTCCACGCGCGCGCTTCAATTAATTTCATTCACCCCGCGACGCCGTCAGCTGGGGCCCACGCGAGAGCCACATCTTCCAATGTAGCCGGCCGTTCCTCTACTCCGTCACCGCCTCGTCGAGTTACTGCACACGGCGTTGTCTTGTCCCGCCGCATGAAAAACGAGTACGATTAGGCAGGCTTATGTTCGCTTTTTCTATTCCTAGCCGATGACAGTTCCCTTTTCAACGCGAAACTATAGGGCGTGTTTGGAGCCCGCTCAAATAAATGAAAGCAATGGAAGGTCaaagttaaaaaattgaaactattattttttaagtgatgttattcatttatattaaaattaatatttttttattaaaaaataaagaggtgcatatataaatattgatATCTACacctctttaatttttaataaaaaaatgtagagATTTATCTCGACAGtctagataaataaaattatttttattttagaataataataatacttatTACTTATCTACTTTGAAACCAGAGAAAAAATatcctcaattttttttctgttttactTAAACAAACAATGCTTCTTTCATATTTATTTCATGTTCTTTTACAatgcaatcaaatcaaaaaatattcaaatacgATAGCAATAGGTCAAATACACCATTGTCTCACTTGGGCTATGTTTGGGAGACGAAATTTTAGAAGAAGTAAGAAAGAGATCTCTCCAAAACCCtttctcctttttcattttaaatgtATTTCAAACAAGGAAGTATGTATTTCTCCTTGACTACTCTTTAAATCCTTTGTTGCCCTTTCCTCTCCATCGTTCAATCCATATCCAAACATGACCTTAAGataaaattactattttttacgagatttatttgtttccttttccttcCCTTCATTTTCAACAAAGACCCGCCCCAACAACCATACTCACGCGCTGATAAAAGAGTCCAAGCACTGCGCAAgaccctctctctttctctctctctctttccaccAAAATTCAGTCAAAAATCAATCTGATTACTATTTCATCTACAATTCTATTTCTTTGTTTATCTGATATTtgcatcttttcttttcttttgttttctttactaATCAACAACCCGGGAAGAGTCAAGACGGAAAATTTCTTGAGTAAAAGATCGAAActggaaaaagagagagaaatcgcgatttattattcaattctttaaaaagaaaatgtctTTCTTTCACCTCTGTCAGTGCAATTCAAACCCGGGTAATTGTAAGACAAACCGCGTTGGAGCATGAAGTTTCTTTGAACCCTTTGCTTGTGCACGTCTGATCACCTGCCCCGTCTTCTGTATCTATctatctctctatctatctaatCTGATCAATCCAACCCCCCAAACCAGAATACCAATTTTCTAGAGAGACAAACagggtagagagagagagagactcctCGCAACtactgttattattatttttattattattattttcttgccATAATTAGCATCTTTCTGTGCATTCTTCGAATTGGGTTCTGTTGGATTTTGGATAGACGTGAGGAAAATCACAGCCTATTCCGTCAGATTGTGGTTCTGGATTTCCTAGTATTCCCGGAAATAGCACATAGTTTTCCCAAGAAAATTTATTCCGATTTCCGGGAAAACTTTTGGGGTTTCATCCAAGTCCAAGATAGAACCACTTTCAGACTGATATTGGTTTATCCGATCATTTGTTAACAAGTCTTGTCCTTGACGTAATCGATTTGATCATCCAAATATCAATCTTTAGAGTCAATCAAACTGATAGGGAACCAAAATAGTCAAAATCTGTGTCGAAATCGAGTTCTTGGCTTCTGGGTATTCTCAAAATCGGATGAGAATCGAATTCTGATTTCTGGGTATTGACTGAAACTCGATTTCCGATCTGGGTTTTCCCTAAATCCCAGCCATGGCCATGAAATCTAGAACCCTGGATAACTGGCGGAATTACTTTCGGACATCGAATTCGGACATATTCGATATAATCGAGCACGCGATTATGGTTGCGGCGTCAGATTGTCCCCAGGAGTTCAGGTTGAGGAGAGATCGAATCGGAGAGATTTTGTTTTCGTCTAGGTTGGTCCGATGTATCGGCTGCGACAGCATCGAGTTGTCGGTGCCCGGTGCTGGAGACGACGAGTCCGAAGCTTGCAAGGGCGGCTTTGACAGAGACGGCTGTGAATTTGAGGCCGGCGGCAGTAAAGAGAGCAAAGTGAATAGTGATCAGGTAGAGACGAATATGAAACAAGTGAGTAATTACAGCTATGGCGAAGCTGAGGCATTGACCGATGAGATTGAAGAAGAGAGTCAGATTGTTGGGGAAGTCTTGAGGATCAAAGAGATTCTTCGAAATCGCCAAGATGAGGTTTCTCTCCTTAACTTTCTATCCAATATCCTTTTTTTCATCTGAACTGATCAGGCATTAGTCCAATTTCTGCGTTAATAGATCTCATACCTTTTAGAATTTTCTTGTTTATCAAAACATTGAATTTTATGCTTCTGTTTGGGTGTTTTTAGATGTTTTCTTTTGAAGAATGTTTTTGCCTGGTTAGAATAGTGCTCGTCAGGTTTTCTGCATATTTGCTTGTTGATAATTGGTGCTTTATGTGACAGTCTGATTCGGTGTTACTTGATTCGCTGAGGAGGCTTCAGTTAATGGCTTTGTCTGTGGATACACTGAAGGTTTGAACAGTCTTTTTGTCGATCAATTTCTTCACTTTGGTAGCTTCTTTGGAGCTCAAAGTTTCTGATTTTGCTCTGGTGGCTTAAAGCCTTAAATAACTCTTTGCACCACAGGCCACAGAAATTGGCAAGTCTGTCAATTCTCTTAGGAAGCATGGATCGAAGCAGATTCGATATCTTGCTCGGACACTCATTGAGTACGTAATTCTTGCCTCTGGCTGGGCTGTTTTTTAAGTTTGGTTCAGTTGGATGACTTAGGTGAAACTATTATTGTTTCGTCAATCTCTTCCATGCATACTTGTCGTGTTTATGGACAAAGAATTTGCAATTGGCATGGTACTACTAAAATGTTTCTCTTCCAAAACTGAATATTGTTGCTGGCAATTCCATGTGCTTCATGAACACGGTCAGCAGCTTCATGGTTTGGCTAGAGCTTGGTTTTTAACATCTTATCGTGATTCTTGTAGATAGTATTGCTACATCTGAAATTAGGCCTACTTCTCCATCTCTATATGTCTGATTTCTATAGCTTTGATGGTGATGATTGCTTTATTCAGCTCATACTTTGCTGAAAATAAAGATCACGCAATTTATTAACTTCTTTCCATTCTTATCTTTGATGGCATGTAAAATAACCCAAACTCatccttttttttctaaattacatGAATTATAAAAGTTTGGTTtggcattttctttttattgacaAGCGAGTTATGCAGCATCTTGCTGCTGGATTTTTTTGTTAGTGCAATCTTCCTAATGCAAAATACAGTTGACTTCTTTCTTTCGCTGTTAATGTTGAATGTACCTTAAATTTGTctttttcctgtattttatcaggTAAACATTTAAGTTCTACTTCTAATTCCGTTATTGTTAATTGCAGACTGTGGAAAGATATGGTAGATGCGTGGGTCAATGCTACGGCAGCTATTGCAGGTACTGATTTGTTTGTAAAAGATTAGTTGATATTAAATTCCTCTTATGTCGTTCTTGATGGAAACTAAGTTCTAATCCTTCCACGCACAGGTGCAGAAGTTACCCCACAATCTGTAAACCCATCTGCTGATTATGAAGAAGAAGGGCTCCCTTCTCCTCCATTGGACGAAGGAGCTTTCTTTGCTACTCAGACTTCAATGGAGCTGTCTCAGGTGTGTTCTCTTTTACTTGCTAATTTGCGAAGTTAGAAAAGTTATTTCTTTATGGTTAGTGGCTgacagaattttttttcttttgtttctcaaCTTCTGCTTACCAAAGTTCTTTGATGGCATGGATGATGATGGAAGTGAGTTGAATTCGCAATCCTTTGTGCTTTTTATTGTAAAGCTTTTCCTATCGTTCTATATTTGAATTCCCCACTTCTTAGAGATTCATGATTTTGAGTGGGGATGTTGTTTCAGATCCTCGAAACAGTGGGGAATTCAACAAGAACCACGGGAATAGCACAAAAGCATCAATGGAGAAGCAGAGTGTTCCCAAGCAGAAGCAACAGATTCCCCAGGGATTGTATCCTCCTGGCAGGGACAAAAGGGATGAAGAATTGAAGAAACAAGAACTCGTGATGAAGAAACAAGCAGCTGTTGTGAAACCAAATACGCCCTCAAACCCTGAATCCTGGCCTGGCAGACCAACGAAAGTAACTGCCGGGCAAAAGGTCGGCAATGACATGAAATTCCTTCCAAGATCAGATAAGGCTACAATTCAGAAGAAGCCGGTGGCTGCTCAACAAGATGTGAGTATCGTCTATACACATTTCTCGTAGAAAAACTACTTGGATTATTATTAACTTCATCTTACTGTTTGCTTTTGTTTTGATTAGAAACTCAAATGTTTGGATGATGCTGCAAGACTTGAAGCCGCAAAGAGGAAACTCCATGAGCGCTACCAACAAGCTGAGAATGGTTCGTCTCTCCTCCTTAGAACTTCCACAGTTTCCATACTACTTCAATAGGTTCTAGTGGAGCAGAAACAAATTTGAGTGATCTCACTTTCATGTTCTATTTATGGTTCACCATAATCTTAATTTTAGTTGAAGCACTTGGCAGAACTAGTAGTCGTTTAGGGGAGAAGTAATGTCTAGTGAGTCGCTAGTTTACTTTTTATCTGATCGTGGTAGTTATTTTTACTCAACAGCCAAGAGGCAACGAACGATCCAGGTTATGGAATTGCACGATCTTCCCAAGC
This window harbors:
- the LOC127789884 gene encoding probable mediator of RNA polymerase II transcription subunit 26b, whose protein sequence is MAMKSRTLDNWRNYFRTSNSDIFDIIEHAIMVAASDCPQEFRLRRDRIGEILFSSRLVRCIGCDSIELSVPGAGDDESEACKGGFDRDGCEFEAGGSKESKVNSDQVETNMKQVSNYSYGEAEALTDEIEEESQIVGEVLRIKEILRNRQDESDSVLLDSLRRLQLMALSVDTLKATEIGKSVNSLRKHGSKQIRYLARTLIELWKDMVDAWVNATAAIAGAEVTPQSVNPSADYEEEGLPSPPLDEGAFFATQTSMELSQFFDGMDDDGNPRNSGEFNKNHGNSTKASMEKQSVPKQKQQIPQGLYPPGRDKRDEELKKQELVMKKQAAVVKPNTPSNPESWPGRPTKVTAGQKVGNDMKFLPRSDKATIQKKPVAAQQDKLKCLDDAARLEAAKRKLHERYQQAENAKRQRTIQVMELHDLPKQGLAHRNPNTRPGNHNRHWANGRR